The following DNA comes from Limnobacter sp. SAORIC-580.
TGCCTTGAACATTTCTGAAGAAGAAGCGGCTGCCAAGTTCGGTTTCTTGCTGGATGCCCTGCAATATGGTGCGCCACCCCATGGTGGTTTGGCTTTTGGCCTGGACCGCATTGTGACCATGATGAGTGGTGCAGAGAGCATTCGCGACGTAATCGCCTTCCCGAAAACACAGCGTGCGCAGTGCTTGTTGACCCAGGCTCCAAGCCCTGTAGACGAAAAGCAGTTGCGTGAGTTGCATATTCGTTTGCGGCAGACCGAACCCAAAAACGTGGCTTGACCACCTAGGGCGGCGCAGTTTTGAGCGGTCATAAAATCCCTGTGTCGGTGCTGGTCGTGATGGTCAGCCCGGCCGGGGATTTTTTATTGATTGAACGGGCTGACAAAGCCGGTTACTGGCAATCGGTGACCGGCAGCCTTGATTTTCCAGATGAATCGCCCTTGCATGCAGCTGTGCGCGAGCTGGCCGAGGAAACGGGGTTTGCAGCCACACCTGTGCATTCTCCTACTGTGCTGGATGCCAAACCTGATGAATTGCTGCAACCCGGTGTTCTCAGGCCGTGGCCACACAGTTTGCAGTACGAAATTTTCGAACATTGGCGCCATCGTTACCCGCAAGGCGTTACCCACAACACGGAGCATTGGTTCCTGGCTTGTGTGCCTGCAGAGTTTGTTCCCCAGCTGGCTGCCGATGAGCATGTTGGGTATGCCTGGATGAATGCGCAAGAGGCAGCAGACCGGTGTTTTTCACCCAACAATGCACAAGCCATTCTTGATTTGAACTTGAAGCTTCAGGCCGGGCTGGCTTGAAAATACAAAGGGGCCGCGAAGGGCCCCTTTTTTCATATACGGTATATAGCTGCTGCTGGAAACGGTTTTAAACTGCTTTAGAAGGTTCAATATTTACAATTCGAGTATAGGGGTAACCCTAATTGGGGGGCAATACCCAGTGTTTGTGACATGACTTGAATTGACTTGGTAATTTACCGATCTATTTTCTAGGTATTGCATGTAATGCGACTTCGAATTGCGACCTACAACATTCACAAAGGGGTGATGGGCCTGCGCAAGCCTTCCCTGACCATTCACGCCCTGCGAGAACAAATTCATGCCATGAATGCCGACCTGGTGTTTTTACAGGAAGTGCAGGGCAGGCACGACCGCCATGCTGGCAAGTTTGAGCATTGGCCCGAGGGTGGGCAGCACGAGTTTTTGGCCCAATCGCCCTCTGCGATTGACAAGCTGTTGGGCCATGCCAGCCAGCAATACTTCACAGCTTACGGCATGAATGCGGTGTATTCGCACGGGCACCATGGCAACGCCTTGTTGTCGCGATATGAAATTGAATGGATGCTGAATCAGGACGTGTCAGACCACCGGCTTGAGCAGCGGGGTTTGTTGCATTGCTGCATTAAAACGCCCGTAGGCCCCATTCACGCCATGGTGGCGCATTTTGGTTTGCTGTATCGCAGCCGTGTGCGGCAGGCCAGCAAACTGATTGAACATGTGGGTACGCATGTGCCTGCTGGTATGCCTTTGGTGGTTGCTGGCGATTTCAACGATTGGCAGCGCCGCTTGGGGCCAATTTTGCAGCAAGGCTTGAAGGCCGAGGAAGTCATGCCCCTGGACAAACACAATCGCCTGGCCCGCGTGGGTAGTTTTCCGAGCCGGTTTCCTGTTCTGGGACTCGACCGCGTATTTGCCCGTGGTTTTAAGGTTCATGAGGCCACGGTGCTTCATGGGCCTGCTTGGGCCAAGTTGTCTGACCATGCGCCATTCGTGGTCGACCTGGAGTGTGCATGGTGTTGAACCTGTTGCCGGCAGCCGCGCCCGAGCGGGAGGGCAATGCGGTTGAGTTGTTGGTGGGCGGCGAGCAACTGTTCCCAAGAGCGTTGGACGCCATCGAGCAAGCCAGGCATGCCGTGCGCATCGAAACCTATATTTTTGCAAACGACTCAATTGGCGAAGCATTTTGTGAGGCGATGTGCCGTGCTGCAGCACGCGGGGTGAATGTGCGCCTGGTGCTGGATGGTTTTGGTGGACAGGAAGGCGTACGCACATGGGTGCCCACTTTGCAGCAGCATGGCGTGCATGTGCGGGTGTTTCGGCCTGAGGGTGTGTTGTTCAAGCTGAACCCGAAACGGCTTCGCCGCATGCACCGGAAAATCATTGCCGTCGATCACGACATTGCTTTTGTGGGCGGCATTAACCTGATTGATGACTTGAATCATGAAGGGGAACGCGATGAGTTGCTGAAGGCAACTGAGCGCGCGCGACAGAAAAGGGAACCGATTTGGGGCGCTTCAGGTGGAATGCGTGAGCAAGCCATGACGGTGAATACTGACTTGCTTGATCAACAATCGCTTGGACCCCGATACGACTTCGCGGTACAGCTGAAGGGCCCAGTGGTGCAAGATGTGTGGCACAACATGGAGTGGCTGTGGCTGCAGATTGGCCCGGGCGGCCGGGTGACAGATACTTTTAGTTCGGCTTGGTGGAAGGAAAGGGTTGAACAGTTGCAAGAGGCCATGGCCCGCCAGCGCGCAACGCCCAAACCCAAAGCAGCAGGCAAGGTAAAAGTCCAACTGGCTGTGCGCGATAACTTTCGCTTGCGCAGGCGAATTGAGCGCGCTTATCTGCAGGCGATTGGCAACGCGCAACGCTCGATCATTCTGAGCAATGCTTATTTTTTGCCAGACCGCAAAATGCGCAAAGCCTTGCTGGCTGCGCGTGCGCGCGGCGTGCATGTTCAACTGCTGTTGCAAGGGCGGGTGGAGTATCGTTTTCAGCATTACGCCACGCAAAGTTTGTATTCCAGTTTGTTGGCGGTCGGCGTTGATATTTATGAATACTTGCCCAGTTTTTTGCATGCCAAAGTGGCGGTGGTGGATTCCAATTGGGCCACTGTGGGTTCGTCCAACCTGGACCCCTTGAGTTGCCTGTTTGCTCGTGAAGCGAATGTGATTGTTTACAACCGCGAGTTTGCAAGTGCGCTGCGCGAAGAGCTACAAAAATCCATTCAGACAGACAGCCGCGAAATTCAAGCCCATGAACACGCACAGCGACCTTTGAAAGAAAGGGTGTTCAGTTGGCTGTGTTATAAATTAATGCTCTTGGCTGTTTTTCTGGGTGGTTTTGGCAGCCGGTATTAGTGCTTGTTCTTGAAGGTTGTGCAGCATGGATTTGGTGGTGAGTCGCCCCGAAGGTTTGTATTGCCCACCGGGCGATTTTTACATTGACCCGTGGCGCAAAGTAGACCGCGCAATCATTACCCATGCGCATGCTGACCATGCCCGTGTTGGCCACAACCATTACCTGTGTGCTGCGCCCGGCGAAGGTGTATTGCGTACCCGCTTGGGCAATATTTCTCTGGACACCTTGCCTTATGGCACAAGCACCGTTCACAACGGTGTGAAAATTTCGCTGCACCCGGCGGGTCATGTGTTGGGGTCTTGTCAAATTCGGCTGGAGTACCAAGGCCACGTGTGGGTGGCCAGCGGCGATTACAAGGTGGCTCCCGATTTAACTTGCGATGCATTCGAACCGGTGAAATGCCACACCTTCATCACAGAGTCTACCTTTGGTTTGCCCATTTACCGCTGGCGTAGCGACGCTGAAATTTATGCCGAAATAAATGCCTGGTGGGCTGCCAATGCAGCACAAGGCAAAGCCAGCGTGTTGTACGGCTATTCATTTGGCAAGGCGCAACGAATACTGGCGGGTGTTGATTCAAGCATTGGCCCCATTGTATGCCACAGTGCTTGCGAAGGCCTGAACAAGGCCTATCGCGATGCGGGCGTGAAATTGCCAGAAACGTTGACCGTGAGCGAGGTGCTCGATAAATCCACTTACAAAACCTGCCTTGCCATTGCGCCGCCTGCTGCCCAAGGTGCAGCCTGGATGAAGCGATTTGGCAATGCGTATTCCGATGCATTTGCCTCGGGCTGGATGCAGTTGCGTGGCGGGCGCAGGCGCAGCAATGTAGACCGGGGTTTTGTGATGTCTGACCATGCAGACTGGCCCGGCCTGATGCGTGCAATCGGCGCCACTGGTGCGGAACAGGTGATTGTGACTCACGGGTATGTTCAGGTGATGGTGCGCTGGTTGCAAGAGCAGGGATTGAATGCACGCGCCTTCGTGACTGAGTATGGCGGCGAAGGAGAAGGCGAACAGGAGCCTGCCGCATGAAGCAGTTTGCAGAATTGTTCGCTGAACTGGATGGCTCTACCTCAACTTTGCACAAGGTGCAGGCTTTGCGGCATTACTTTGAACATGCGCCCGCTGAGGACGCCGCTTGGGCTGTGTACTTCTTGTCTGGCGGCAAGCCCAAGCGCACTGTACCCACACGCACACTGCGGGAGGTTGCCTTGCAGGTAAGTGGCCTGCCCGATTGGTTGTTTGAGGAAAGTTACCAGGCGGTGGGCGATTTGGCAGAAACAATCGCGCATGTATTGCCGACCTCATCCACATTGCCCGGCCAGTCGCAAGGCTTGGCCTGGTGGATGCAACACCGAATTCTGCCCCTGCGCAATCTGCCCGACGAAGATCGTATTGCGGCTGTACAAACCTGCTGGAATGAACTGACTGCCACGGAGCGATTCCTGTTTGTGAAACTGGTGGGCGGCGGATTTCGAGTGGGGGTGTCCAAGCTGTTGGTGACCCGTGCCTTGGCTGAACTGGCTGGGCTGGATGCCAAGCTGGTGGCCACTCGCATGATGGGGTTTGCCGATGCAAGCAATCAACCCACCGCGGAGCAGTTCAGCGCATTGTTGGCTGTACCCGCAAACAGCAGCACAGGGCAAGACCCCGGCCGTTTGGGTCAGCCCTTGCCGTTTTTTCTGGCGCATCCCTTGCAGGAAGAGCCGGAGGAGTTGGGCCCACTTGAAGATTGGCTGGTGGAATGGAAGTACGACGGCATTCGAGCCCAGGTGGTGAAAGAGGGTGGGCAGGTGTGGGTGTGGTCGCGCGGTGAAGAGTTGGTCAGTGAACAGTTTCCGGAGTTGCAAGATGCGTTTGCGCACTGGCCCGACGGCTGTATTCTGGATGGCGAAATTTTGGTGTGGCAAGGCGATGCGCCAGCCGGGTTCAATGCTTTGCAAGGGCGTTTGAATCGCAAAGTGGTCAGCAAAAAATTGATGGCCGATGCGCCGGTTGTTTTTTTGGCTTATGACCTGCTTCGGCTTCATGGCGACAATATTGTGAATCTTCTTCAGCGTGAACGTCGAACTGCGCTGGAGAAATTTTATGCTTCACACCATGAACAAAGTACTGTGAATGCCATGCCGCGTTTGTTGTTGTCGCAAAGTGTGAAAGCACACAACTGGGATGCATTGAAGCTGTTGCGCGAAGAAAGCCGTGGGCGAGGTGTGGAAGGTTTCATGTTGAAGCACCTGGAGTCCAA
Coding sequences within:
- the nudB gene encoding dihydroneopterin triphosphate diphosphatase, which gives rise to MSGHKIPVSVLVVMVSPAGDFLLIERADKAGYWQSVTGSLDFPDESPLHAAVRELAEETGFAATPVHSPTVLDAKPDELLQPGVLRPWPHSLQYEIFEHWRHRYPQGVTHNTEHWFLACVPAEFVPQLAADEHVGYAWMNAQEAADRCFSPNNAQAILDLNLKLQAGLA
- a CDS encoding endonuclease/exonuclease/phosphatase family protein, which produces MRLRIATYNIHKGVMGLRKPSLTIHALREQIHAMNADLVFLQEVQGRHDRHAGKFEHWPEGGQHEFLAQSPSAIDKLLGHASQQYFTAYGMNAVYSHGHHGNALLSRYEIEWMLNQDVSDHRLEQRGLLHCCIKTPVGPIHAMVAHFGLLYRSRVRQASKLIEHVGTHVPAGMPLVVAGDFNDWQRRLGPILQQGLKAEEVMPLDKHNRLARVGSFPSRFPVLGLDRVFARGFKVHEATVLHGPAWAKLSDHAPFVVDLECAWC
- a CDS encoding phospholipase D-like domain-containing protein gives rise to the protein MVLNLLPAAAPEREGNAVELLVGGEQLFPRALDAIEQARHAVRIETYIFANDSIGEAFCEAMCRAAARGVNVRLVLDGFGGQEGVRTWVPTLQQHGVHVRVFRPEGVLFKLNPKRLRRMHRKIIAVDHDIAFVGGINLIDDLNHEGERDELLKATERARQKREPIWGASGGMREQAMTVNTDLLDQQSLGPRYDFAVQLKGPVVQDVWHNMEWLWLQIGPGGRVTDTFSSAWWKERVEQLQEAMARQRATPKPKAAGKVKVQLAVRDNFRLRRRIERAYLQAIGNAQRSIILSNAYFLPDRKMRKALLAARARGVHVQLLLQGRVEYRFQHYATQSLYSSLLAVGVDIYEYLPSFLHAKVAVVDSNWATVGSSNLDPLSCLFAREANVIVYNREFASALREELQKSIQTDSREIQAHEHAQRPLKERVFSWLCYKLMLLAVFLGGFGSRY
- a CDS encoding ligase-associated DNA damage response exonuclease; this encodes MDLVVSRPEGLYCPPGDFYIDPWRKVDRAIITHAHADHARVGHNHYLCAAPGEGVLRTRLGNISLDTLPYGTSTVHNGVKISLHPAGHVLGSCQIRLEYQGHVWVASGDYKVAPDLTCDAFEPVKCHTFITESTFGLPIYRWRSDAEIYAEINAWWAANAAQGKASVLYGYSFGKAQRILAGVDSSIGPIVCHSACEGLNKAYRDAGVKLPETLTVSEVLDKSTYKTCLAIAPPAAQGAAWMKRFGNAYSDAFASGWMQLRGGRRRSNVDRGFVMSDHADWPGLMRAIGATGAEQVIVTHGYVQVMVRWLQEQGLNARAFVTEYGGEGEGEQEPAA
- a CDS encoding ATP-dependent DNA ligase — translated: MKQFAELFAELDGSTSTLHKVQALRHYFEHAPAEDAAWAVYFLSGGKPKRTVPTRTLREVALQVSGLPDWLFEESYQAVGDLAETIAHVLPTSSTLPGQSQGLAWWMQHRILPLRNLPDEDRIAAVQTCWNELTATERFLFVKLVGGGFRVGVSKLLVTRALAELAGLDAKLVATRMMGFADASNQPTAEQFSALLAVPANSSTGQDPGRLGQPLPFFLAHPLQEEPEELGPLEDWLVEWKYDGIRAQVVKEGGQVWVWSRGEELVSEQFPELQDAFAHWPDGCILDGEILVWQGDAPAGFNALQGRLNRKVVSKKLMADAPVVFLAYDLLRLHGDNIVNLLQRERRTALEKFYASHHEQSTVNAMPRLLLSQSVKAHNWDALKLLREESRGRGVEGFMLKHLESKYGVGRTKADGLWWKWKIDPMTVDCVLVYAQRGHGRRASLYTDYTFAVWETPPASEAQAQEVAQAIANGEKVEDTVARGLPRLVPFAKAYSGLTDEEFKEVDRVIRKHTVDKFGPVRTVVPVLVFELGFEAISRSTRHKSGVAVRFPRMLRIRHDKPLHEADHLAVLEALLPPENAV